In a single window of the Papaver somniferum cultivar HN1 chromosome 8, ASM357369v1, whole genome shotgun sequence genome:
- the LOC113302814 gene encoding ankyrin-3-like has translation MTVFSVSHNYHNGGGKKQQVVPVDYESEVSQRLIDAIHSEHDRNDVKLVCDMISDPCVDINFIGGVYLKTRKTEVILKDEISNEVKIEYQEFKSDVTALFLASHSGNLTLVRKLLSAGADVNQQLFRGFATTAAVREGHLEILEILLKAGASQLACEEALLEASYHGWPRLTELLMGSDMIRSHVAVHALVTACSRGFVDVVDKLTKSGVDPNSTDRVLLQSSVPSLHTNADCTALVAAVVSRQATVVRQLLQVGVKTDSKVKLGAWSWDTNAVEELKVGAGLAEPYPITWCAVEYYEASGSILRLLLKNHSPDTQHYGRTLLHHAILCNNAKALDLLLKFGADIECIVKTTRKASFHPIHMAARLGFKRIVQCLVDAGCHLNSLTDSGDTALMISTRGKHEECLRVLGSTGADFGLVNNAGQSASSIAASSRWSLSFQRVLLDIIRSGKTIKTSNHSIFSPLMFVALAGDVDTLKILIAQSDTDIDYQDNSGQSALMATAKEGHVEAFRLLVYAGADVKLRNKSGETAIGLSERNHNCDLFEKVLLEYALEKGNHGARGFYVLHCAARRGDLAAVRLLTNRGYDVNLPDAEDYTPIMLAAREGHGSMCELLISCGARCDLKTARGETALSLARKNGAGSEAEMVILDQLSRVLVLNGARIRKHTKGGKGAPHGKTMKMIAAAGILCWGKSSRRNVLCRDAVIGCSPVFRKNRERKGYDGNEKGVFRIMTTKNKDFHFVCESAVEAELWVRGIKLVTREAIFGKKQSETER, from the exons ATGACAGTATTCAGTGTTAGTCATAATTATCACAATGGTGGAGGAAAGAAACAACAAGTAGTCCCAGTTGATTATGAATCTGAGGTTTCACAGAGATTGATTGATGCTATACATAGTGAGCATGATAGGAATGATGTGAAGTTAGTCTGTGATATGATTAGTGATCCCTGTGTAGATATTAACTTCATTGGTGGTGTTTATTTGAAAACAAGAAAGACTGAAGTTATTTTGAAAGATGAGATTAGCAATGAAGTGAAGATTGAGTATCAAGAGTTTAAGTCTGATGTTACTGCTCTGTTTCTTGCTTCTCATTCTGGAAATCTCACTCTCGTTCGTAAATTACTG AGTGCTGGAGCAGATGTTAATCAACAACTATTTAGAGGGTTCGCGACAACGGCAGCAGTTAGGGAGGGCCACCTTGAGATACTGGAGATCTTACTTAAGGCTGGAGCATCACAGCTGGCTTGTGAAGAGGCATTGTTGGAGGCGAGTTACCATGGGTGGCCAAGGCTCACTGAGCTCCTTATGGGTTCCGACATGATCAGATCCCATGTTGCAGTTCATGCACTTGTTACTGCGTGTAGCAGAGGGTTCGTGGATGTCGTAGACAAGTTGACGAAG TCTGGGGTTGATCCTAATTCAACTGATCGTGTGCTGCTCCAATCTTCTGTGCCTTCCTTGCATACGAATGCTGACTGCACAGCTCTTGTTGCGGCAGTTGTCAGCAGACAGGCCACAGTTGTCCGCCAATTACTACAG GTTGGAGTTAAAACAGACAGCAAGGTTAAACTTGGAGCTTGGTCATGGGATACAAATGCTGTGGAAGAGTTAAAGGTTGGTGCAGGGCTAGCAGAACCTTACCCCATTACCTGGTGTGCTGTAGAGTATTATGAAGCTAGTGGTTCCATCTTGCGTCTGCTTCTTAAAAACCACTCGCCCGACACCCAGCACTATGGGAGAACCCTCCTTCACCATGCCATCCTATGTAACAATGCTAAAGCCCTTGATTTACTTCTGAAGTTTGGGGCTGACATAGAATGCATAGTGAAAACCACTCGTAAAGCTTCATTCCATCCAATACACATGGCTGCCCGACTTGGATTTAAGAGAATCGTTCAATGCCTGGTTGATGCTGGCTGCCATCTCAACTCTCTAACAGACTCTGGAGATACAGCTTTAATGATCTCAACCAGAGGTAAACACGAGGAATGTCTCAGAGTACTTGGATCTACTGGAGCAGATTTTGGTTTAGTCAATAATGCTGGTCAGTCTGCAAGCTCAATTGCTGCATCAAGCCGCTGGAGCCTGAGTTTTCAACGTGTTTTGTTGGACATAATCCGATCGGGGAAGACTATTAAAACAAGCAATCACTCAATCTTCTCCCCATTAATGTTTGTTGCTCTTGCTGGTGATGTTGACACCCTGAAAATACTGATAGCCCAATCAGATACAGATATTGATTATCAAGACAATAGTGGTCAGTCAGCCTTGATGGCTACAGCAAAGGAAGGCCACGTGGAAGCCTTCCGCTTGCTTGTTTATGCAGGAGCAGATGTAAAGTTGAGAAACAAATCTGGCGAGACAGCAATTGGCTTATCAGAACGAAACCATAATTGCGATCTCTTTGAGAAGGTATTACTTGAATACGCACTTGAAAAGGGTAACCATGGAGCAAGAGGGTTCTACGTGCTTCATTGTGCAGCCCGTCGTGGCGACTTAGCTGCAGTTCGTCTCTTAACAAATAGAGGCTATGATGTCAATCTCCCGGATGCAGAAGATTATACCCCAATCATGTTGGCAGCAAGAGAAGGACATGGAAGCATGTGTGAGCTACTAATCTCATGTGGTGCCAGATGTGATCTCAAGACAGCAAGAGGAGAAACTGCCCTTTCACTCGCAAGAAAGAATGGTGCTGGAAGTGAAGCAGAAATGGTAATATTAGACCAACTCTCCCGTGTTCTTGTTTTGAATGGTGCTCGTATACGGAAACACACAAAAGGTGGAAAAGGTGCACCACATgggaagacgatgaagatgattgcTGCGGCAGGAATCTTGTGTTGGGGGAAATCCAGCAGAAGGAATGTACTATGCAGGGATGCAGTTATCGGGTGTAGCCCTGTGTTTAGGAAGAACAGAGAGAGGAAAGGTTACGATGGTAATGAGAAAGGAGTATTTAGGATTATGACCACAAAGAACAAGGATTTTCATTTTGTGTGTGAAAGTGCAGTCGAGGCTGAGTTGTGGGTAAGAGGTATTAAACTTGTGACTAGGGAAGCTATCTTTGGCAAGAAACAAAGTGAGACTGAAAGGTGA